A DNA window from Cutaneotrichosporon cavernicola HIS019 DNA, chromosome: 2 contains the following coding sequences:
- the RTS1 gene encoding uncharacterized protein (The B regulatory subunit might modulate substrate selectivity and catalytic activity, and also might direct the localization of the catalytic enzyme to a particular subcellular compartment): MKGLKKAVLSRTKAGSDGKAKPSNSKQSNSPSPGPSSPGPTSGSNNNVTASAPTGGAQDSASSGNPAPPLVIISGAPQPPLYTEMPADPIPHSPRQFGSPDRGPDGQPTPPKANPLNRLRGPKDTIPIVGKTPRKQRSSRFYVTERVDIEKLPNFNEVRPEERNDLFVRKLQQCRVVFDFNDASSELRGKQVKAQTLHEMLEYITQQRGVITENIYPEVVGMFSANLFRSIPPQVNPTGDAFDPEEDEPVLELAWPHLQIVYELFLRFVESADFNTNIGKRYIDQAFVLQLLELFDSEDPRERDFLKTTLHRIYGKFLNLRAFIRRSINHVFFQFVYETERHNGIAELLEILGSIINGFALPLKEEHKIFLTRVLLPLHKAKSLALYHPQLAYCVVQFLEKDPALTEEVILGLLRYWPKVNSPKEVMYLNEVEEILDVIEGAEFAKIMQPLFSQLARCINSQHFQVAERALYYWNNEYIVNLMGEHIAIILPIVFPALYQNSKQHWNRTIHSMVYNALKLFMEINPELFDEVQHNYKRERKEEYDRSVARHEEWIAVREQALANYKASGSTLPLPELLSRSPPPRPEPFEEDGDGSVDLTANGFDVSESFTLERSIADDIVADPGIEQRSPDSPVLNAAVAPGGSQPQTPPHMRRKSVLPIDPAVMRDLEAHRSLDNEGAAAQTQ; the protein is encoded by the exons ATGAAGGGGCTGAAGAAAGCCGTG CTGTCACGGACAAAGGCTGGATCCGACGGCAAAGCCAAGCCGTCCAACTCGAAGCAGTCCAactcgccatcgcccgGTCCTTCGTCTCCTGGCCCCACAAGCGGCTCGAACAATAATGTGACGGCCTCTGCCCCAACGGGCGGCGCCCAGGACTCGGCCTCTTCTGGCAAT cccgctcctcctctggtGATCATCTCGGGTGCGCCTCAGCCACCACTCTACACGGAAATGCCTGCCGACCCGATCCCACACTCACCGCGCCAGTTTGGCTCGCCCGATCGCGGACCGGACGGCCAGCCCACCCCTCCCAAGGCCAACCCGCTCAACCGTCTGCGTGGACCAAAGGACACGATTCCCATTGTTGGCAAGACGCCTCGCAAGCAACGTAGCTCGCGATTCTACGTCACCGAACGCGTCGACATTGAGAAGCTGCCTAACTTTAACGAGGTCCGTCCTGAGGAGCGCAACGACCTATTCGTCCGCAAGCTCCAGCAATGTAGAGTCGTGTTCGACTTTAACGACGCGAGCTCGGAGCTGCGTGGTAAGCAGGTCAAGGCGCAGACTCTACACGAGATGCTTGAGTACATCACTCAGCAGCGCGGCGTTATCACTGAAAACATTTACCCAGAGGTCGTCGGCATG ttcTCAGCCAACTTGTTCCGCTCGATTCCACCGCAGGTCAATCCCACTGGCGACGCGTTCGaccccgaggaggacgagcccgtgctcgagctcgcgtgGCCACACCTCCAGATAGTGTACGAGTTGTTCCTGCGCTTCGTTGAGAGCGCCGACTTCAACACCAACATCGGCAAGAGGTACATTGACCAGGCGTTTGTGCTGCAACTCTTGGAGCTCTTCGACTCGGAGGATCCTCGGGAGCGTGACTTCCTCAAGACTACACTTCACCGCATCTACGGCAAGTTCCTCAACCTCCGAGCCTTCATCCGCCGCTCGATCAACCACGTCTTCTTCCAATTTGTTTACGAGACCGAGAGGCATAATGGCAttgccgagctgctcgagatTCTGGGCTCGATCATCAACGGCTTTGCCCTCCccctcaaggaggagcatAAGATCTTCCTCACGCGCGTGCTGCTCCCGCTGCACAAGGCCAAGTCGCTCGCGCTCTACCACCCCCAACTCGCGTACTGTGTTGTTCAGTTCCTGGAAAAGGATCCCGCGCTGACCGAGGAGGTCATCTTAGGCCTCCTGAGGTACTGGCCCAAGGTCAACTCACCCAAGGAGGTCATGTACCTcaacgaggtcgaggagattCTAGACGTcatcgagggcgccgagtTTGCCAAGATCATGCAGCCTCTCTtctcgcagctcgcgcgctgCATCAACTCTCAACACTTCCAGGTCGCAGAGCGTGCCCTCTACTACTGGAACAATGAGTACATTGTTAACCTCATGGGCGAGCACATTGCCATCATCCTCCCAATCGTCTTCCCGGCGCTGTACCAGAACTCGAAACAACACTGGAACCGGACGATCCACTCGATGGTCTACAATGCGCTCAAACTGTTTATGGAGATCAATCCCGAGCTCTTTGACGAGGTGCAGCACAACTacaagcgcgagcgcaaggaaGAGTATGACCGCTCGGTTGCGCGCCATGAGGAGTGGATCGCTGTCCGTGAGCAGGCACTGGCCAACTACAAGGCGAGCGGATCGACGCTGCCGCTTCCCGAACTTCTCTCCCGGTCGCCACCTCCGCGCCCCGAACCGTTTGAGGAAGATGGCGACGGATCGGTCGACCTGACAGCCAACGGGTTCGACGTCAGCGAGAGCTTTACGCTTGAGCGCTCgatcgccgacgacattgtGGCTGACCCGGGCATTGAACAGCGGAGC CCCGATTCGCCCGTCCTAAACGCGGCGGTCGCTCCTGGTGGCAGCCAGCCACAGACGCCCCCACACatgaggaggaagtcggTGCTGCCGATCGACCCCGCGGTAATGCGGGATCTCGAG gccCACCGCAGCCTCGACAACGAGGGTGCTGCTGCGCAGACACAATAG
- a CDS encoding uncharacterized protein (Belongs to the peptidase M28 family) gives MHRARSRTRPARLLRVGVISTFAVLAALLLALPAAALSARTPHDTRTLTDIQVSALVGLPPEPWKAVDAGHMKHLLVERVSGTPGNKKVQTYLTKVFTKLGWHVETDTFTATTPNGDVEFTNLIYTFDPGAPRKLVLSAHFDSKWFASGGFIGATDSAAPVGFLLDTAEALTPLLKARAERIKAGSPLLTANVDESEAAETTLQIILFDGEEAFHTWTDEDSVYGSRHLASQWENTYLAPDHALQRRRQSPTPNILDTINVLVLLDLLGAPKPVLQSHFRATDWLFEALSNADKRVRAASLVNSTDEWFSPEHGWGGMGDDHVPFLTRGVPILHLISAPFPHVWHTMADDASALDLEVCRRWNAIMRVFTAEYLHLSPDDGKVTRRKRDEENRSDEL, from the exons ATGCACCGAGCACGATCAAGAACGCGGCCAGCCCGACTATTAAGAGTCGGAGTTATTAGCACCTTTGCCGTTCTAGCGGctctgctcctcgccctccctGCTGCGGCCTTGAGTGCCCGTACACCACATGACACGCGCACCCTAACAGACATACAGGTGTCGGCGCTGGTCGGCCTCCCTCCAGAACCATGGAAGGCAGTCGACGCGGGACACATGAagcatctcctcgtcgagcgagtGT ccgGAACGCCCGGGAACAAAAAAGTCCAGACCTACCTCACAAAGGTCTTCACCAAGCTCGGCTGGCACGTCGAGACGGATACCTTTACGGCCACGACCCCCAACGGCGACGTAGAATTCACAAACCTAATATATACGTTCGATCCCGGTGCGCCGCGCAAACTAGTCCTCTCGGCGCACTTTGATTCCAAGTGGTTTGCATCCGGCGGCTTCATCGGGGCGACGGATAGTGCGGCGCCAGTCGGTTTCCTCCTAGACACTGCCGAGGCGCTTACGCCCCTCCTCAAagcccgcgccgagcgaATCAAGGCCGGTTCGCCGCTCCTTACTGCAAACGTAGACGAGAGTGAGGCGGCCGAAACAACTCTCCAGATCATCCTGTTTGACGGCGAAGAGGCATTCCATACCTGGACCGACGAGGATAGCGTCTACGGTAGCCGTCACCTCGCCTCACAGTGGGAAAACACTTATCTTGCCCCCGACCACGCATtacagcgacgacgacagaGCCCAACCCCAAACATCCTGGATACGATCAACGTCCTTgttcttctcgacctcctcggcgcacCTAAACCCGTCCTCCAATCCCATTTCCGCGCCACAGACTGGTTGTTTGAGGCCCTCTCAAACGCTGATAAGCGGGTCCGGGCTGCTTCGCTCGTTAACAGTACCGACGAGTGGTTCAGCCCAGAACATGGATGGGGCGGAATGGGAGACGACCACGTTCCGTTCCTCACCCGTGGCGTGCCGATTCTACACCTCATCTCCGCACCGTTTCCACATGTTTGGCATACTATGGCCGACGATGCTAGTGCCCTCGATTTGGAGGTTTGTCGACGGTGGAATGCGATTATGCGCGTTTTCACCGCCGAGTACCTCCATCTCTCGCCGGATGATGGCAAGGTcacgaggaggaagagagatgaggagaaTCGTAGCGACGAGCTT TGA
- a CDS encoding uncharacterized protein (Nucleosome assembly protein (NAP)), translated as MPDKYEAELPDEVHELLAAADKDREIRLTRAATAENLKFLELVRSKVKDVPLFWAVTLLSHPELGQAASSTSDKEVFKYLTDVELVQDAHDPREYEIVFHFKENPYFTNTELRKKYSLPNGTKPAPADGTITDEMRAFEAIDLEPSSMTIEWKADNDLIAKHPRKLNSEDDEIIDGDIGSFFHFFTEKSDIMSLGGTIIDVLAEPLEFFANDPSGFDSDFDEEDEEDEGSIDLGDDDDEDEPQRKKQKKERCCHP; from the exons ATGCCTGACAAGTACGAGGCTG AGCTCCCCGACGAGGTCCATGAGCTTCTTGCGGCTG CCGACAAGGACCGCGAGATCCGTCTCACGCGCGCGGCCACCGCCGAGAACCTCAagttcctcgagctcgtgcgcTCCAAGGTCAAGGATGTCCCCCTCTTCTGGGCAGTCACGCTT ctcTCTCaccccgagctcggccaggccgcgtcgtcgaccagcGACAAGGAGGTTTTCAAGTACCTTACCGACGTTGAGCTTGTGCAGGATGCGCATGACCCGCGCGAGTACGAGATCGTTTTC CACTTCAAGGAGAACCCGTACTTCACCAACaccgagctgcgcaagaAGTACTCTCTCCCGAATGGCACCAAGCCCGCACCTGCCGACGGCACCATCACCGATGAGATGCGGGCGTTTGAGGCCATTGACCTTGAGCCCAGC TCCATGACCATCGAGTGGAAGGCCGACAACGACCTCATCGCCAAGCACCCCCGCAAGCTCaacagcgaggacgacgagattATCGACGGCGACATCGGCTCGTTTTTCCACTTCTTCACTGAGAAGTCTGACATCATGAGCCTCGGCGGCACCATCATCGACGTGCTCGCTGAGCCCCTCGAGTTCTTCGCCAACGACCCCTCCGGTTTCGACTCggactttgacgaggaggacgaggaggacgagggctCGATCGAcctgggcgacgacgatgacgaggacgagcccCAGCGCAagaagcagaagaaggA GCGATGCTGCCACCCCTAG
- a CDS encoding uncharacterized protein (HSA): MDTVPPWQLAGAVHDVLEAKDALARDYRDHHGVALRDLYRLLKRKRAGEYIDVSLDVDELEGPDDYDTWKAERVIDAAGVAGVVIPPVPPVPPQSPPSPPPITVEPPNETPVPTPTPPPERELRRSSRPSSRTASRHGTPAAPRSTETRTTVALDDVLPRRPASFGAFGSEIEVPPWEPLDNYCPAEDAGPSEAHSVLMPLENDYSARISKLPHVPHTRRRGSKNEGRPDSYKLSVMFGLNPVSGGLTRSPKVVLTADWRVAQAEMRHIRAMERIEAKKATGRWSLRQPKKHRGPPVPKGHWDFLLDEMEWMQVDFSEERRWKRVVAREFAYQAVEWHLSSPGEKAELMVGGRGWGACKDIAVPGRTEADKIAEDDVEELLVGADPEESELAEAEAEASAHERGDTTGTEVLNEILERPEDKPPEGVKMEVDEDAVGEADAEGEDADGEDADGEDADGEADADGEEDDADDGAEGQAVGLEEIADAEKEAEAKPDGKKEDSPEATVLPNRLLLSKRFKDVEELARVRQPLLYMSAEAPTADLTTLPLTSKEKQAATDNVTDSAFLSPSNDPPPSLLELFPDLAVYGGPTPPDGIKVHRRLDEGQTSGNRLAHTSRILDIRPVFVSHIQPAKSQFDIDDVWDIRDGPWYEDPKGSTDIAPEVVACNSMFFSGRNMRPFHHHNPQAKPEGNRPDPTWLPEEDKILQKLVSQYAFNWQLVADAFNTERVTIPSDRRTAYDCYEHWNQTWGPGKNKSNAETPAANTPTPVPTKAAGTPGTPAANGAPGQPMEPPPPPGLSKREARAAKAARYEGTTKKAVRHQALHDAMRRLSRRRDNKAKESVKDQEQREINVHESHGMVPYPNGQPPTPFELVEAKFQRDLRMQEAQQQRRLLQEQQRQQHAAQMRAQQQQLMAGANAQQARPPAVRPPVPANGNMAQAQLLNAVAAASAVNGRQQQMANGQPAGQASPVPNGARPTPVQMTQAQIQILQQQRAAAQAQAQAQAQAMAQAQAAQQVRQQAAHMGTPQSQPGALASPYASAGEVPNAQQQHLQNIINTLTASGAQVTPDTIRALQIQMLRQAQQQAAAQVQAQQQAVAQAQAQAAAQAQAQLGLGVPGTPGMQTPGLATPQMGMQNLQTPFVRSPSVHSQGVRSSPKPPSQA, encoded by the exons ATGGACACTGTCCCC ccgtGGCAGCTCGCGGGCGCCGTTCACGATGTCCTGGAAGCCAAGGACGCACTCGCTCG cgACTACAGGGACCATCatggcgtcgcgctccgcgACCTGTATCGGCTGCTGAAGCGAAAGCGCGCAGGCGAATACATCGACGTCAGCTTGGatgttgacgagctcgaagGCCCCGATGATTATGACACTTGGAAAGCCGAGCGCGTTATTGACGCAGCTGGCGTCGCGGGAGTTGTCATTCCTCCCGTTCCTCCCGTTCCTCCCCAATCACCTCCATCACCCCCGCCCATAACAGTCGAACCTCCTAACGAGACCCCAGttccaaccccaaccccacctcccgagcgcgagctgcgccgTAGCTCCAGACCCTCGTCGCGTACAGCGAGCCGACACGGTACGCCTGCTGCTCCACGGTCGACTGAAACGCGCACCACCGTCGCGCTTGACGACGTGCTcccgcgccgccctgcCAGTTTCGGCGCGTTCGGGAGCGAGATCGAGGTGCCACCCTGGGAACCGCTGGACAACTACTGCCCCGCTGAAGACGCTGGACCGAGCGAGGCACACAGCGTCCTCATGCCGCTCGAAAATGATTACTCGGCACGTATCTCCAAGCTTCCGCATGTGCCACACacacggcggcgcggaagCAAGAACGAAGGACGGCCAGACTCGTACAAGCTCAGCGTCATGTTTGGGCTCAACCCCGTGTCAGGAGGTCTGACGCGCTCACCCAAAGTCGTGCTCACCGCCGACTGGCGGGTGGCACAAGCTGAGATGCGACATATCCGCGCAATGGAGCGGATagaggccaagaaggccacTGGGCGCTGGAGCCTGCGCCAACCAAAGAAACACCGCGGACCACCGGTACCTAAGGGCCACTGGGACTtcctgctcgacgagatg gaATGGATGCAGGTCGACTTCTCCGAGGAACGGAGATGGAAACGCGTCGTCGCACGCGAGTTCGCGTATCAGGCCGTCGAGTGGCACCTGAGCTCGCCAGGAGAAAAGGCTGAGCTCATGGTCGGCGGGCGCGGATGGGGCGCGTGCAAGGACATTGCCGTCCCCGGGCGAACGGAAGCCGATAagatcgccgaggacgacgtcgaggagttGTTGGTCGGAGCGGACCCCGAAGAGTCTGagctggccgaggcggaggccgaggcgagcgcACACGAACGGGGAGATACGACTGGCACCGAGGTGCTCAACGAGATCCTGGAACGACCAGAAGACAAACCGCCAGAGGGCGTCAAGATGgaagtcgacgaggacgctgTGGGAGAAGCGGACGCTGAAGGAGAAGACGCGGACGGGGAGGATGCGGATGGGGAGGATGCGGATGGAGAAGCGGACGCAgacggagaggaggacgatgcGGACGACGGGGCCGAGGGCCAGGCCGTCGGACTCGAGGAGATCGCAgacgccgagaaggaggccgaggccaagcccGATGGGAAGAAAGAGGACAGCCCCGAGGCGACCGTGCTGCCAAATCGCCTCCTGCTGTCCAAACGCTtcaaggacgtcgaggagctcgcgcgcgtgaGACAGCCTCTGCTGTACATgtcggccgaggcgccAACAGCCGACCTCACGACGCTTCCCCTCACTTCCAAAGAGAAGCAGGCCGCTACCGACAACGTCACCGATTCCGCATTCCTTTCTCCCTCGAATGATCCCCCACCATCGCTTCTCGAACTGTTCCCTGACCTCGCCGTGTATGGTGGCCCAACACCACCAGACGGCATCAAGGTGCACAGACGATTGGACGAAGGGCAAACGAGCGGTAACCGCTTGGCGCATACGTCGCGCATCCTGGACATCCGGCCCGTGTTCGTCTCTCATATCCAGCCCGCCAAGTCGCAGTTTGACATCGACGACGTGTGGGATATCCGTGACGGGCCGTGGTACGAGGACCCCAAGGGCAGTACGGACATTGCACCTGAAGTCGTCGCATGCAACTCGATGTTCTTCTCCGGGCGTAACATGCGTCCGTTCCATCACCACAACCCGCAAGCCAAACCGGAGGGCAACCGGCCGGACCCGACATGGTTGCCtgaggaggacaagatcCTGCAGAAGCTCGTGTCGCAGTACGCATTCAACTGGCAGCTCGTGGCGGACGCCTTCAACACTGAACGTGTGACAATCCCGTCAGACCGGCGAACCGCGTACGACTGCTACGAGCATTGGAACCAGACTTGGGGCCCGGGCAAGAACAAGAGCAACGCTGAGACGCCTGCCGCAAACACGCCTACGCCTGTGCCAACCAAGGCAGCCGGGACGCCTGGTACGCCTGCAGCCAACGGCGCGCCCGGTCAGCCAATGGAaccgccacctcctcccggTTTGtcgaagcgcgaggcgcgtgccgccaaggctgcgCGTTACGAGGGCACGACGAAGAAGGCTGTGCGGCATCAGGCGCTACACGACGCGATGCGAAGGCTGTCTCGGAGGCGCGACAATAAGGCCAAGGAGTCGGTCAAGGACCAGGAGCAGCGCGAGATCAACGTCCACGAGTCGCACGGCATGGTGCCGTACCCGAACGGTcagccgccgacgcccttcgagctcgtcgaggccaagttCCAGCGCGACTTGCGGATGCAGgaggcgcagcagcagcgtcGTCTCTTACAGGAACagcagcggcagcagcaCGCAGCCCAGATGCGCGCTCAGCAGCAACAGTTAATGGCTGGCGCGAACGCACAgcaagctcgtccgcctGCTGTACGCCCTCCTGTCCCCGCCAACGGGAACATGGCGCAGGCGCAACTGCTCAACGCTGTCGCCGCGGCCTCTGCCGTCAACGGGAGACAGCAGCAGATGGCGAATGGGCAGCCGGCTGGACAGGCTAGCCCCGTGCCGAACGGTGCTAGACCTACGCCGGTGCAGATGACCCAGGCGCAGATCCAGATCCTCCAGCAGCAacgggcggcggcgcaggctcAGGCTCAAGCTCAGGCCCAAGCCatggcgcaggcgcaggcaGCCCAACAAGTGCGACAGCAGGCGGCGCACATGGGCACTCCGCAGAGCCAACCAGGCGCGCTGGCGTCCCCCTACGCGAGCGCCGGCGAGGTCCCCAACG CCCAACAGCAGCACCTGCAGAACATTATCAACACGCTCACGGCGAGCGGCGCTCAAGTAACGCCGGACACCATCCGCGCCCTGCAGATCCAGATGCTGCGACAAGcccagcagcaggccgccgcgcaggtACAGGCCCAGCAGCAAGCCGTcgcgcaagctcaagcaCAGGCGGCGGCACAGGCCCAGGCCCAGTTAGGTCTCGGAGTCCCGGGAACACCCGGGATGCAGACGCCTGGTCTGGCCACCCCACAGATGGGGATGCAGAATCTTCAGACGCCATTTGTGCGTTCTCCCAGCGTACATTCGCAGGGCGTACGGAGCAGCCCAAAGCCACCTAGCCAGGCTTAA
- the STE14 gene encoding uncharacterized protein (Belongs to the class VI-like SAM-binding methyltransferase superfamily. Isoprenylcysteine carboxyl methyltransferase family), producing the protein MSGEQISSLRERKPEAFKVNGSRALTDDDDAVAGPGVRMVHQAKGSLPNTPLGASVISAILGALLGVGLFAAAAPLWRFAGLDTAGWARPQLGIYLAAMGLFHLLEFWTTAGWNYHKLSIDAFLLNNGAHYHYAHAAGLAEYFISSYFWPGKFKSPFASVPVLCIFTALMLLGEVLRALAMVQAGHSFSHIVKRVKLNDHVLITHGVYAYVRHPSYVGFFYWAVGTQLLLCNIFSTLAFVVVLGRFFGSRIKDEEVWLRNFFGEAYTVYSNKVGSGLPWLIK; encoded by the exons ATGTCCGGCGAGCAGATATCTTCTCTCCGCGAACGCAAGCCCGAGGCCTTCAAGGTCAATGGCTCTCGTGCGCTtaccgacgacgacgacgctgtCGCTGGACCTGGCGTACGGATGGTGCACCAGGCCAAGGGAAGCCTTCCAAACACACCTCTTGGGGCAAGCGTTATTAGCGCCATTCTCGGCGCTCTTTTGGGAGTCGGCCTCTTCGCAGCCGCTGCCCCGCTCTGGCGCTTTGCTGGCCTGGACACGGCGGGCTGGGCGCGTCCTCAGCTCGGAATCTacctcgccgccatggGATTGTTCCATCTCCTCGAATTCTGGACCACTGCCGGATGGAACTACCACAAGTTGTCCATTGATG cgttcctcctcaacaacgGCGCACACTACCATTACGCCCATGCGGCCGGACTGGCCGAGTACTTCATCTCCTCTTACTTCTGGCCGGGCAAGTTCAAGTCGCCCTTCGCATCCGTCCCCGTCCTTTGCATCT TCACTGCACTCATGCTCCTCGGTGAGGTgctccgcgccctcgccatggTCCAGGCCGGCCACAGCTTCTCGCACATTGTCAAGCgcgtcaagctcaacgACCACGTCCTCATCACCCACGGCGTGTACGCGTACGTCCGGCACCCGAGCTACGTCGGTTTCTTCTACTGGGCTGTCGGCACGCAACTCCTCCTCTGCAACATATTCAGTACGCTGGCATTCGTTGTTGTGCTTGGGCGCTTCTTCGGCTCGCgcatcaaggacgaggaagtGTGGTTGCGCAACTTCTTCGGCGAGGCGTACACGGTATACTCCAACAAGGTGGGCTCAGGCCTCCCCTGGCTGATCAAGTAG
- the SSF1 gene encoding uncharacterized protein (Brix): MGKRRRKNRTHLKGAQASEAEVSAPKSFVIKSGHVTKSVEALVRDVRQVMEPNTATRLRERPGARLRDYLTIAPTLGVTHLMGFTLTDAANLHLRVARLPQGPTLTFRVLRYSLMKDITNARGTLRNIAKSPGGEYRNPPLLVLNGFQQPTDGTALPQLRLVSTMFQGLFPPIQVEKSALPTFRRVLLVSYNHSTGLVSIRHFIISVRPQGVSRRVRKLLNPSKAPDLTRADDIADYLLRRRGSSPGSEGYDSMSESEASEAESDSNAVELPEDYVGRGNRKGERKAVRLLETGPRLELQLVKIVEGLVGSKRGEGQTVFHHFEARSKGQNAAQQRAHDERRRLREARRAEQAANVARKKAEKAKAKGEDEEEEEEESDVDVDGLSDMDPEEALERRRAAAEDDDDEEEDDEDGFDYEDHGADADDDDGWDADALAGDVSDEEEEESSDEDEVRPPPPKRRVKPKH, from the exons ATGGGCAAGCGTAGAAGAAAGAACAGGACCCACCTTAAGGGCGCACAGGCaagcgaggccgaggtcagCGCCCCCAAGTCGTTTGTCATCAAG TCTGGGCATGTGACAAAATCAGTGGAAGCACTCGTCCGCGACGTCCGCCAGGTCATGGAGCCCAACACGGCTACCCGCCTTCGCGAGCGCCCAGGAGCCCGCCTTCGCGACTATCTCACCATCGCGCCGACACTCGGCGTCACCCACCTCATGGGGTTTACGCTCACTGATGCCGCGAATCTGCATCTCCGCGTAGCGCGTCTCCCCCAGGGCCCAACGCTCACCTTCCGTGTGCTGCGCTACTCGCTGATGAA GGACATCACCAACGCCCGCGGGACGCTGCGCAACATCGCCAAGTCACCTGGCGGCGAGTACCGCAACCCCCCGCTGCTCGTGCTCAACGGGTTCCAGCAGCCAACTGATGGCACCGCACTGCCGCAgctccgcctcgtctcGACTATGTTCCAGGGCCTCTTCCCTCCCATCCAGGTCGAGAAGAGTGCTCTCCCGACTTtccgccgcgtcctcctcgtctcgtACAACCACTCCACGGGTCTCGTGAGCATCCGGCACTTTATCATCAGCGTGCGCCCGCAGGGTGTTTCGCGCCGCGTTCGCAAGCTCCTTAACCCATCCAAGGCACCGGACCTTacccgcgccgacgacattgCCGATTACCTCCTTCGCCGGCGAGGAAGCAGCCCGGGATCGGAGGGGTACGACAGCatgagcgagagcgaggcgagcgaggcggagagTGACTCGAacgccgtcgagctgccCGAGGACTATGTCGGGCGCGGGAACCGTAAGGGCGAGCGTAAGGCTGTCCGTCTGCTTGAGACTGGGCCGCGACTCGAGctgcagctcgtcaagaTCGTCGAGGGTCTGGTCGGGAGCAAGCGTGGCGAGGGACAAACCGTGTTCCACCACTTTGAGGCGCGAAGCAAGGGTCAGAACGCTGCTCAGCAGCGCGCACACGACGAACGGCGGCGGTTGCGCGAGGCCCGCCGTGCTGAGCAGGCTGCGAACGTCGCGCGCAAGAAGGCagagaaggccaaggccaagggcgaggacgaggaggaagaggaggaggagagcgacgttgacgtcgacgggCTGTCTGACATGGAccccgaggaggcgcttgagcgtcgccgcgctgccgcggaggatgatgacgacgaggaggaggatgacgaggacggaTTTGACTACGAGGACCACGGTgcggacgccgacgacgacgacgggtGGGACGCGGATGCTCTGGCTGGCGACgtcagcgacgaggaggaagaggagagctctgacgaggatgaggtgcggccgccaccgccgaaGCGCCGCGTGAAGCCCAAGCACTAG